The following is a genomic window from Apodemus sylvaticus chromosome 10, mApoSyl1.1, whole genome shotgun sequence.
GACAGGGTATGGAGGTGACACTATCATAAGAATACTCTGAGTTGAAGGGTAGTCTTAAGATCTTGAATTGTAATTCTACCAGGTAAGCTAAAAAATATCTTTGTTACTGCCTGCAGAATCTTCTTGTTTCCTGTAAaactcctccatttctttctcacTGGCTTCCTGGAGATTTTTGGTTAATTTGTAAAGTACTGCCATACCTTTGGTCACTTCCCATTTACATTTGCTAAGCTGAAGTAACATTCATATCACTTTGAACAAGCTGTATGTTTACAGTTAAATGTCGTAGTGGGCTGGCTGTGCTATATACCCCTGATCTCAGCCAACTTCCAGCACATTGTCATCCCACGTGCTGTTGGCCATCACTTTGTCCAGTGCTCACTCCCAGCTGCTGTCTATTTAGTGCTTTCTATCTAGTCTCTTCTGGAAAGCTCATGCTAGACCACAAGAATCTGGTTTATTTGGCATCTCTTATTGGCCTACTGTTTTGAGATTCATCTATACTATAGCATGTGTCATATAGCATTCTTCATCTCCTCTGTGTGCATTTTACTCTCTTAGGGCTAGTTAGGGGTAGCTACATCCCTCTAACCTTGAAGACAGAGCACTGACAGAAGGGGTGATCATGTTTTCAGTGCTCACAACCTAGCTGAGCACTTGCACTGAAAAGGGTTCCTAGACTTCTCTGTTACTTATAGCTTTGTGAACCTACAGCGATTTCAACAGATGGGATATAGGATATAGATTTAGGAATAGGAGCTGAAGATGCTATAGATCCCCCTTCCAGTCCCTACTTGTCTGTCAAGTGGTTTTGGTACATGCAGTCATTAGAAATCTTCTAAGGGTGGCCTTATATAACTGTTTTTGATTTCATAGGATGATTGTGGAGCTACATCGCAAAGTCTCTAGCCTCATTGAGTTCCTGAAGCAGAAGTGGGCACTCCATGAAGTACGAATTGTATCTTTTTTCAAATGAAGCAGACCCTCCAAACTGTCAGCTATTCCTGCTTGAGAATGAGGTCTTGTTTTCTTCTCACTGCTGTGGGGCTCCATGAGAACTCAGCCCTCTTGGGTTTAGGTAGAGAGGCCTCCCTTGGAACTACTTGGACAGATTGTACTCAGTTCCACTCACTTCTCCACGTTTTGAGTGGTCAATTGTCTGGCCTCTGGGATGTGGCCTAAGTATCAGTAGATGTGGGCTGTGGGATGATATACACACATTTAAGCCTTCTTTGTGTCCTTGGGTGTTTATTGGCCCTGCATGTTTCCAAGAATAGTTTCTGTCATAGGTGTGAGTTTCCTGAACACACTGAATGCCTGAGCCAGCATAGTTTTGTAGTGGCTTGAGGAAAGTCACTAGGTGAGCCTGGGGAAGAAGACTGTTATCGAAGTTCAGAGCTCTTCACTGAGGAGCACTTTGGTCACAAGTGTAGTTGTTTGGAGTTACTCCTTGACAGTATACCCAGCGGAAGACACTTGAGGAGAGGCAGCTGCAGGGGTCAAGCACAGTGCAGACCCAGGAGAAGGTGGCATTGCATCTGTTCCCAGGAGAGAACTGCACGCTGACACCACTGCCGGGTGTAGCCCGTGTGGTGCACTCCAAGGCCTTCTGCACTGTACACTGGCAAGAAGGTGGCCGTTGCAAACAGGGCACTAAGGAtacacactccctccctccagcaCAGATCCTGGGCATCCAGAGTGGACAGGGACTAGCCCGGGGCCAGCTGAAGTGCCAAAGGAGCAGTGCTGAAGGCAAGGGTGGGGGGCGACTCCTTCCCACTGCAGATGCTTCACAGAGCTCAGGGGAGAGCTCCCCTGAGAGTGCTCCTGGAGAGGGGGCAGCTCCAAGTTTGAGCAGCCCAGATGCCCCTGACAGAGCTCCTCATGGGCACCAGGACTCTGGACCACAGCTTGAGAAGACCCCTCTGACAGCCCATATAGTGGGCAGGGACAGCCCTATTCAAGAATCTGTGGCTGTGCCGTGTTCCTGCGGCCACCCCCCAGACTTAGAAGATGAACTCTCACTCCTTGACCCCTTTCCCCGGTACCTGAAGTCTTGCCAGGATCTCATCATCCCGGAGCAGTGCCGCTGTGCTGACATACAGTCTGGGAGAGAGCACCCTCCTCTTGGCAGGGTAGCTTCCCCAGAGACCCTCATTCCCAGCAGCAAGGATGTCACTGACAATGCTCCCCCTGGCCTGGACCCTCAACCTGGCACTGATCCTCAGCCTGACACCAGGCTTCAGTCAGATATTTGTACTAAAGAACTAGTGAATTCATGTCCTGAAGAGTCCCAGGAAAAAGGCAGCTCCTCAGAACCTCTGTTGTCTCAGGGACAGCCTGCTACTAGGCCTTCCAAGGAAGTCCCTGCCAGCCAGCTAGCCCAGCAACTACGTGAAGAAGGCTGGAGCTTGCAGACCTCTGAGAGCCTCACACTGGCTGAAGTCTACCTCATGATGGGCAAACCGACCAAATTGCAGCTGGAGTATGATTGGCTGGCTGTGCTGGGCCCGGAGAGCCAGGCACCCACAGCACAGGGCCAGACTGCCCTATCCCGCTCCTCGCCCTCAGCCCTCCACCAACAGCGCCTCCTGAACTGCCTCCTGAGGCTCATCTCCACTGAGGTCCACCCCAAGATGGTGAGTGGTTTAGACCATCTCAGGACACTTAAGTTGTTTAGGATGAGCTTGTATCTTGAGTGTCAAGCTTGTCTCTTCAGGATCCCAAAGGGTGACATAATTACCAGGACTGCAGGTCCTTATACCTTATGCCAGGGCTGATACCTCTCCTCAGCACTATGGAGGCAACCTGATTAGGTTATTAGAATTAACAGACTGTGATGGGACAGATGACAAGTTTAAAATACTTCAAATTTGGCCTTTTGTAGAGAGATTTGGTATGGTCTCCTGCTCAGAGGAAGCCAGGGCAAACCTTTGAGTCATGGGGACGTGAGAGGTTCTAGCCTTGGCTTCAACTGAAAGGTAAGTGCAGCAGTTTGCAACAGTTTTGTGGAAGAATTGCTGCCAAGGCACCCGAGGTACTCAGTACCACTGCACTCCTTGAGGCACATGCTACCATCTCGTTCCATGTAACTATTCTGAGACCAGtgtggacttaaaaaaaaaaataacaaaaaacaaaaggaaggtaGGAATGaaggaggaaaacaaaaaaagaggtagATATTGTAGAGGCAGGGATAGTTGTGGGGGTGTAGCTTCATTTTAGAAAATAGCTAAGTTCCTTTAGTGTCTTAATGGGGTGTGCTGAAATTGAAGAGTGTGTCAGAGACAGGTCATCTGTCCTTTGTTTCCCTACTTTTTCTGCCTGGAAAAGCTGTTGGAAGCAAGTTCCCTAAAAGTTCCCTGAAATACTCAATCTGAGGTGGGAATGCTATTATTCTCAGACTCTAGATTGCCAGTAGGAAGTTGCAGGGAACAGGGACAGCTTGGGAGTATTGGACCTGCAGTGGGCACTTGGGCAGAGTGAGGACCTGGGCATCTTGTGACGTAACCCTAGTAAGACAGAGTGTGGGTGCTTCTGGGAAGAGTTCAGAACTGAGCATCTGGTCAGGTCTTCCTGAAGTTGATAAGGCCCTAGAATAGGAACAGCAACAAAGAGGTGGGATGCCTTTGTGAGGCCCAAGGACTTGAAGCCATCCATTTTTTTGCTGTCAATTTGTATGTGAAAATGTGGGTGCTCAAATGCCATGGCACGTGTGGGATTGGAGGACAATTGTTCGGGAGTTGGTTCTTCTCCCCTCACTTCCTTTTGTAaggcagttttttctttttttctgttctacCCTTCACTTCTTCTCCAGGCTGGTGGCCGCGGGCTAGTCTATTCTGTCTCCTATCTTATTGCTGGGGTTCTGGGATTACGGGTGTGTACCCTCATATCTAGCTATTTACATGGTTTCAttgaatcaaactcagatccttaggCTTGTTCATGatgtgcctttatctgctgagccatctcgttgGCCCCTGAAGCCATCCCTTAAAGGGCTTTGGACACCCATGAGGTTTGGAGCTAGGCAAAAGGCTTTTCAACTGTGACCACTTTTCAGGAGTGACTCTCTTACCTCCGTTCACAGTAGTAGAAGTTAGCATGATTGTCTCAGGCTAGCTTTTTTCACATGGCTTTTCAAAAAGACAAGCTTTTGTCACTCACCAATCTGAATTCCCTGTGCCATAACTCTGCTTAGAATGGGTAACACCAGACTGTGGgtccctgtcccctctctcaaAGAACTGCTTGTCTATcgtcaccaccacccccagccaGTGGGGGGCTAAGTGCTCCTGAGGAAAGCAGTATGTGGTTCAATTGTTACCTCACTCCCTGAGGAGTCAcaccttccccctttcctttttcttgcaTTTCTTGAAGTTTCTcatgattcttttttgtttttaagatgccTTACCACATAGCACAGGCTGCCTGGCTTTGAACACATTCTGTAGATCAGCTTTGCTCAAACTCAGATGAATCTGCATGCCTTTGCTTCAGAGTACTAGACTAAAAGTGCATCGCACATGTTCCTTAGTCTTTTTTCATCACTTGAGAATTAGAATTAGTCAGGTGTGCCTAATGCTTATGATCCTAACacttggaaggctaaggcaggcagGTCACCagaggtttgaggccagcctaggctcttTAGTAGACACATACCAGCTAAGGCTACACTACCCCCcagaactggagagatagctcagcagttaaggaggCTTACTGCtttccagaagaccagagttcagttccttgCAATGATGTGGGGGTGTGAGGTGTGCAAGTGACTTTGGGGCGTTCCAAAGTTTTGCCACCATAGAAGTGAATATCCTTAGGATACTTGTGTTGGAACCATTTTCTTGAGCTGAACCTTTGTAATTTTTGGCTGGTATCTTTCTAGGCTTTTGAACCAAACACAGCATCAACAGCTTCAGTCAGGCCCGCCCAGGAGGAACAGTCCATAACCCCACCAGGGAAGGTAGTGACCATCAGCTCTCGGAGTCCCCGCTGTTCTAGAAACCCGTCTACCCTACGAAGCAGCAAGACCTTCCCATCTGCTTCTGCACCTTGCTCCCCAGGTATACTTCAAGAGTATCCATGTGTCAAAACTAAACATATGGTCCTGTTATCTACCACCCATGTCTAGTGCACATAGTAGAGAGCGAATATCATCTCCATTGGGGATGACGAACACAGGGGACTTTTGTAAAGGACCTAGTTCGTGTGATAAGCAGAGAGGGTGGTCTGGTCTCATTGGAAGTTTTGTGTCAGAAACCTTCATAAAAACTAAGTtggttgccgggcagtggtggtgcacgcctttattcccagcatttgggaggcagaggcaggtggatttctgagttcgaggccatcctggtctacagagtgagttctaggatagccagggctacacagagaaaccctgtcgcaaaaaacaaacaaatactgaGTTGGTGGCTTACAGCCACTAAAGAGGATTAGTTCTATAATCTGTaatgactttattttctttacatccAAACATTAGAATAAAGCAGTCTTCAATTAAGGCGTGTGCTTGCAGTTTAGTGCAAATTTGGAAAGAAAGATGGGATAACTTTTGTCTTAGAATATCCTTAAATTTCATCTGAGAATTACTTTTTTGTGTGGAAAGCCATCACACGCGCCAGGCAGTCACTTCGCTGCTAAGCTCTCACCCCAGCCCCTAGGAAAATGTAAGTCTCTACTGAACACCTGAATCCAGGACAGTCATGCTCCTTTCCCAGGATCACTTTGCTTTAAGTCTACAGAGTCCCTTCTATTTCACTTCTGTAAGGGAGGCCCGAAGATAACAGTAATTCTTTTggcaaaaagaatttttttttttttttttttttttttttttttttttttggtttttcgagacagggtttctctctgtgtagccctggctgtcctggaactcactctgtagaccaggctggcctccaactcagagatccgcctacctctgcctcacaagtgctgggactacaggcgtgcgccaccactcccgggaaaaagaaatgttttaagaataCTGTTTTTCATTCAAGAACATTAGTGGCATTACAGTATCTCTGACTTAATATTTTGTGAGCAGCTTTTCCACTAAAGACTATTTGCCTGATAATCCTTCCAGAAACCTGTGTGAACTCTAGCCTGTGTTTTGGAGGCACGCCTTCCCAGttgctccttttcttttcttgcttcctCTTTCTTACGCCTTTAGGCGGCTGCCTCAGGCAGTAGCAGCtaagccaccaatccctgaagATAGAGGCATGTTGCCTGAAGTGCGTCTCGTAGCAAGCAGCTCAACACTGCTGTACCTTCTAGTGAATTTTTTTAATGGCCTAACATTTTTTGTCTGATTGAGGATTATAGGCCCAGGGACCTGTTCTTTCAGACATGTGTGCCATGTCTAGCAAGCTTGGCCTGTGAACGGAGAGGCCCATGCCAAGCTATGAGCCTTGAAGGTGCTTTGTAGCCGCACTACCTCAATGGAATGTCAACAGTGTTCCTGTGAAATaagtattttctatccttttattACTGGGACTGTTTTCTACAAAATAAGGGACTTTAACCATGATCTAGCGCACTTTTTGTAATTAACCTGTGTTACACAAACAGCTGTATAGGCACGTAGCCACATTCTTTTTCAGATGCACTTTAGTGACAGCTTTCTTGCTGCCTTGTGAAGTTGAGTTATTATAGAGACAAGATGGTGTGTTGTCAACCAGCCTTCACAGAGAGTCTGCTTTTGCTCAGCTAGGGATGCTCCAACGTCCTTATAGCTCAGAAGTCTTGATTAGTTGTCCTGCCTTCTTTCTGAACATAGAACAGTAGTAATGTGCTTTTACTCAGGAGGCCTGCAGTCCCTGGAAAATGGGACCAGGAATCGAAGGAAGAAAGGTAGGACTTTTCTGAGTTAGGTAAATGCAGGTGAAAGGTGTAAGGAGATTTCCTTCTTGGCTTGCTTCCTAGTGGGGCTGCCTTTGCCCTGGAGGGGGATATAGAtgattctcctttctgttccagGTTTGAGAAATCCTCCAAGGCCTCTCTTGGTGGCTGGTCCCTCCAGTACAGGAAGCAGTGACTCAGATGGTAGCCTCTTTGCTGTCCCAACAACTTTGCCACCAAATAGTCGACATGGAAAGCTCTTCTCTCCCAGTAAGGATGCGGAGCTGACTTTTAGGCAGCACTTGGACTCCATCAGCGTGAGTGCAAGGAATACCAGGTGGGGTGGTATGCTTTGCAGATAGAATTTCTGTTTACTGGGCTCATGTTTTTTCTCTCATAGATACAGTCAGACTTTTTCTCACCAAAGCCCAAGAAACTACGGAAACGGCACTTACGGAAGCCACTGGTGGTCCAGGTAAGggaacatttttgttgttgttgttgttgttgttgttgtttttccccaagacagggtttctctgtgtagccctggctgtcctagaactcactctgtagaccaggctgggctcgaactcagaaaaacacctgcctctgcttcctaagtgctggcattaaaggtgtgtgccacccctgcctggaTAGGGAACATTGTTTGAGTTTATGTGGCTGCATTGTGTTTGTCAGGTCCATACTTTAGCTGCAGACACAGGCTACACATGGCATCCAAGAAAGAAGGCAGCAGTGTCTCCAGATGTGAAGGAAGTGAGTCGTAGTAATATAGCCATAGGAATTTGTGAATGTAGGTGATTTTTGGAAGACATGGTAATTTTTGGAGACCAATTTCCTATTTTCAGTCTCTTAGAAACCTTTTTCTCTAGGTCTGGTGAAGTAGCTCAATAGAGAAAAGTACTTGACCTGAGTCTTAATATTTCAGTTCTATCCCCGGGTTCCACATGctagaaggaaaaatccaaccTGTAAATGTTGTTTTTTAACCTCTATACTCATTTCATGCTGTATCTATACACTAAATaagtaaacataattttaaaattgaaaagaaaatatttactttgaGATTAGGTTATTCATAAGTAGGTATGCTGAGCATagtggctacagagtgagaccatgCTACAAAACATTTGTTCACATACTCTTAGTTCTCAACTTAACTTTGCTATCTCTGATCCTTTGTCCTGGAATTAGGAAAATGTTTCTGACTTGATACAGGCTCTAAGGTTGCTGAATTCAGCATTTGAATAGTAAACCAAACCCCATAGTCTAAATacagtctgttttgttttatggatgAGAGTGTGTGCGGTGGCACAGTGTATGCCAGGTCTATGTGtggggaggccagaggttgagATCAGGTGTCTTCCTTAGTGCTCTCCACCTTAAAAATTGAGACAGTGCTTCTCACTTAAACTCAGACCTCCAAGACTAGCTAGTCTAGCTATCTAGCTTGCTCACGggatctcctgtctctgcttcctgcaaTCTGGAGTTAAAGGTCCAGGCCCACCTGAAATGCGTGTGGGTACTAGGTGATCTGAGTTCCTGACTTACAGGAACTTACATGTTCCTTGACATGCATGACAAGTGCTTACTCCCTGAgacatctccccacccccagcctatctctattatttaaaatatccatAGTGGgcgttggtgtgtgtgtgtgtgtgtgttattttaaatatccatatatgtgtgtacatatatgtatatatattatatcataaaaCTCACTTTTTAAAGTATGTACTTGGATGGGTTTTAGTATAGGTATGAGGTATTAGCAGCTCATGATCTTTTCATAGAATACTTTCATCACCCAAAAGAAGCCCTGGTCCCACAACTACCAGTCCACCCACTATTTTTATGGACttgtctattctatttcctctaATGGGATTGTACAGCATGTGGTCTTACTTAAAACTTTTGTAAATGAGTAAAGCTTTATTGACATAGAGCTATGGTCCTTATGTCTATACTGTCTGCGCTGCTTCCCTGTCACAAGATCAGGGGCAAGAGTGGTCCCAAAGCATTCTGTCTGGCCCTTTATGGAAAAACTTACTGAGcactgcctcagccttcagaatGAAGTGTGGTGAGCCCAAGAGTGCAGAGTTGTTAGTGACCTGAGTGCACTTTCATCTCCAGCAATAGCTCTTTCTGTTCTCCAGTGTTTGCCAACATCCTGGGAAGATCATgcatgagaaaatgtctcacagtaCCCTGAGTCCTTTATGTATTAACAGAATATCAACTCTGTCAGACTCAGTTGTGTGCTGATCTATTGTGGTTGACAGGTCCATGTAAATGTTTCATTGTTACCAATGTCAGTGGCAGTGCAGTTTCTTCTCAGCTTACTGGGTACTTAAGTGTATCAGGACCCCTTTATTCATGTGCAGGAAGGAGACTGGAAATGATCATTTCTTGTTTCTCAGTTCCTCTTGTTACAAGCAGTAATTAACTTTCTCCATCCTGACCACCAAAATGTGCAGCATTGAGCCCCATCAGCTTACTCCATGGTTGTAAACAAATGCTATATTCAATTGCCTGTGTCAAGCCAAATCCAGATATTCTGGGTTTGAACTAGATCCTTCTGATATTTCTGTAGTTTTCCTTGGGAGGAGCATCTTATTCCCAGCATTCtagtgtcttatttatttatttatttagacactagtgtctttctgttttgttgttttgtttttgtgggttttttgtggtgtgtgtgtgtgtgtgtgtgtgtgtgtggccttccatggctgtcctagaactagctctatagagcaggctggcctcaaactcagagatacaccaggtgctgggattaaagtcgtgcatCCCCACCACCTGGCTGACAGGGATGTATTATCATCTTtactatttgctttttttttctctcacagaGGACACTGCTCCCTAGACCTTCTGAAAACCAGTCCCACAATGTGTGCTCCTTCTCCATCCTGTCTAACTCTCCTATAGCTGGTAAGGCCAGGcactctgcctccctgggataGCTTTCTCTGAGTATTACCTGAATGTTCCTCACTGTGGGTTTCCATGCTATAATATATGACATTTCTATTGTACCTGTTCATTCTTCCAACATGCACTAATTATATACTGTTCCCCCTGTGCTGCACCTAGCTGCCATTATGGGCCAGCCTCTGCCACTGGCTGGAGTATGCTTCTTTAAAAGTGTGCTCTGTTGTCTTTGTTGGCAGCATCACTGAGTTGAGTTCAGTGGCGTGTTTTCACTTTCTGCCTATAAAGCCACAGTAGGCACTTAGGAAATACTATGTTGTTGAGTGTGTGATCACATGTCTTATTTGCATCTGTAAATGTAGTGGCTGTCGTGGTACTTTGAAGCAAGTCTCAAAGTGTTCCTCAGTGAGTACACATGCTCACTGATATATCTTGATTAATCTTTTTTCACTcatggttctggggatcaaacctagaaCTATAGGCAACAGAGTACTGCTGTACTGCTAACCTATGCCTTCAGCATTTAATAATCtggtttatttacttttatgtgcatgtgtaagtgcCTGTCTGGGCACCAAaagcccatgaaggccagaagaggtgtTAGATCTCCTGCAGTTAGAGGTGGTTATGAATCACTAACTGGGTGCTAGGAAACAAACCagggtcctttgcaaaagcagcaagtactctttttttttttttttttggatttggttttttcgagacagggtttctctgtgtagccctggctgtcctggaactcactctgtagaccaggctggcctcgaattcagaaatccgcctgcctctgccttccagagtgctgggattacaggcatgcgccaccaacgccccaccagcaagtactcttaactactgagctatctctagtCCCTTGATGGcttgtttcttttattcttcagttgtgtttagtttgtgtatggatgttttacctgcatagATGTCTGTGCAGCATGTGCTTGTCTtatgtatggttgtgagctgtcatgtgagtcctgggaactgaccctagatattttctttaccgGGAGCCTGTATGATTTGATCTCACTCCCCACATTAACAAGTGTCTGGAATGTTGAGTGGCTTGCTGTGGTCCTAGCTATGTCTGTGAAGGAAACCCTTCATAGCTCATTGTGCAGGGCAGGGCATGGACAAACCAGTTGATATGGCTACATTTGTCTTCCTCTCACAGGGAGAGGCTGGTTCCGGCCCATCCAGTCTTCTCTGACCAAAGCAGCTCTGTCTCGACCCATAGTGCCCAAGGTCCTCCCATCTCAGGCCACCAGTCACCTGCCCAGTAAGTGTGTAATGTGCACAGTGACAACCACTATGTTCcttagttgcttttttttttttttgacatacgTCTTTGTAATATTCTCTTCTTCTCCAAGGCATAATGTCTTACTGCTTTGCTAAGAGTATATCAAATTCCTTGGCTCTTCACTGAAGAGAGGTGTGAGGGAGAAGCTGTCCCAAGCTCTCTGGGCATACATCATGGAGTGGAGTGTTATGGAACAGAGGTTTGATATATCACTCCTGTTGCTAGGTGCCATCGACTTAGCAGCTCAAAGTGCTGGCATCATCCCTGGAAGTCCCTTGCCAGTTTTAGATACTGATGGCTCATCTGGCATCTCTCCACTGTCTTCAGAACCAGCAACCACTGCCATCTCGGGGCAGGGTGACACTGGACCACACCAGAACAGAGACCCTGTTACTGCTGTAAGGGTGAGAACATTTTCAAGAACTGTTTGGTAATAACAGTAGCTTCTGAAATGAGGTCATAGGCCTGTTGCACCTTTGGAGGACTGATGATTAGAGGAAACACTGAaccagagaaaccaagattttaaCACCTACCACGGAGCATAGAGTGGGAGGTGGTGAAGAGACCTGTTTGCTGTGTGATTCTAAAGAATCCATTGCTAAAACATACATGAGGGTGTAGTTTTGGATTTTATCCCAGTAGGCTGACATCAGCCCTTGGGTCCCCACTTAGAAGGTACTAAGTGCTTGGTATATCTCTGTGCAAAACAGTTTGTATGGCCTTGACCATTCTTTTTCCTGAATCTCCAAATGTTCCAATTCCTTGGCCTGTTGGAGTGGAGGCTGTGTTGGGTAGACCCCATGGAGCTCTGAGATTATGTAGTTAGCCTGCTACTTGTTCCCCATCATTTCCTGCCTAGAGCACAATCCAATTCTTCACCTGTTTATAGGGACACCCGCTTAACTAAGAACAATTTTTCTTTGGTGTACAGCCAGACAAGTActttggctgtttttttttttctcaatgtgGACCATTCAGAGGTCTTCTTGTTGTTCCAGGGCACTAATGACCCATTTATCAGCATTACAAGACCAGAGCAGGATCCAATGGCTGATGGTTTCCAGGTAGAGTACATTCTGGGGTTTCAGTGTCCTCTCTTCCTGAGCGCATGAACTGTGCTTTCCAGCAGTGTTGTCCTTTCACCTACCTTGCTTATTGCCATTGCTTCCTGGATGAAGGGACTATGTTGTCCCTTCTCCAGCTTCCTTTGTAAACCCCCATATCTGAAAGGACTGGGTTTTCTGGGTTCGAGAATAGGCAGTAATCAGCTGGTAGCTTTGGAGCCTTATTCTCCACTAGATACTGCCAGTGGGAATAGGCTCACCCTGTCCTGGTTTAACTTTCTTTAAATATACTTCCTGGAAGAAGTATATTTCCTGAGTGTGCTCCTCTCTTGGGAGAATGGTGGatccctgcatttcttgcagCTGCCAAGCTAGAGGTGGGTGTTGTACTCACTGTTACAAGTACTGATGGGTACCTTGTGTCTGAATAAGATTTGTTCCCTACCAGGGATCATCTGTTCTGACCTTACCTGAGCTGTCCAAGGCTAATCTCCAGAATGGTCTGTCCATACCTTTACCCTCATCAGAGAGCTCCAGCACCCGTCTCTCCCCACCCAATGTTTCTGCACTGCTGGACATATCTCTACCTGGCCCACCCGAGGATGTTCTCTCGCAGGGAGAACCTGCCACACAGATCAGCGACTCCATCATTGAAATTGCCATCAGCTCTGGCCAGTACAGTAAGTACAGCGAGTACAGTAAGTACAGTGAGTAAAGTGAGTACAGTAAGTACAGATATCTTAGGGGCCTTCCTTAGGCTCTCACTGGGATGCACAGCCAGACTTACAAGAAGCAGACCTGATCTGCCTGTTTGCCAAACTTGCTGGCAAAGTTCCTGTTAACTATCATTTTTAGTTTTGCATATCTACCACTACAAGGTGCCACTGCCTGACTGGCAGGAGCAGTTACTGGTCACTGGGGCCACTAGTGGTCTGGTTGAGTTGCTCCTGGCCTTGAGGTAAGAATGGGATGGTTTTGAAGGCTCTTTGAAGCCTGGGGATCAGCTTTCTATTTGTGCATCTGGAAGA
Proteins encoded in this region:
- the Cramp1 gene encoding protein cramped-like isoform X2; translated protein: MTVKLGDAGSGEEGLKKLGKRTADEESLDGEGPGGADAADSSSTKRDGQTPRAAGAPAPPRGLPTPSPPQGSPQDQHHFLRSSVRPQSKRPRKDAPCAVGSGGASGSGPRGKGSDGGTSSSGNVSGVTPATPAGGSRSSSRNIGSSGPEKEEGKKVRRQWESWSTEDKNTFFEGLYEHGKDFEAIQNNIALKYKKKGKPASMVKNKEQVRHFYYRTWHKITKYIDFDNVFSRGLKKSSQELYGLICYGELRKKIGGCMDDKNATKLNELIQVGATTVRYKGRNLRIKAPMCRALKKLCDPDGLSDEEDQKPVRLPLKVPVELQPRNNHAWARVQSLAQNPRLRMIVELHRKVSSLIEFLKQKWALHEVRIRKTLEERQLQGSSTVQTQEKVALHLFPGENCTLTPLPGVARVVHSKAFCTVHWQEGGRCKQGTKDTHSLPPAQILGIQSGQGLARGQLKCQRSSAEGKGGGRLLPTADASQSSGESSPESAPGEGAAPSLSSPDAPDRAPHGHQDSGPQLEKTPLTAHIVGRDSPIQESVAVPCSCGHPPDLEDELSLLDPFPRYLKSCQDLIIPEQCRCADIQSGREHPPLGRVASPETLIPSSKDVTDNAPPGLDPQPGTDPQPDTRLQSDICTKELVNSCPEESQEKGSSSEPLLSQGQPATRPSKEVPASQLAQQLREEGWSLQTSESLTLAEVYLMMGKPTKLQLEYDWLAVLGPESQAPTAQGQTALSRSSPSALHQQRLLNCLLRLISTEVHPKMAFEPNTASTASVRPAQEEQSITPPGKVVTISSRSPRCSRNPSTLRSSKTFPSASAPCSPGLRNPPRPLLVAGPSSTGSSDSDGSLFAVPTTLPPNSRHGKLFSPSKDAELTFRQHLDSISIQSDFFSPKPKKLRKRHLRKPLVVQRTLLPRPSENQSHNVCSFSILSNSPIAGRGWFRPIQSSLTKAALSRPIVPKVLPSQATSHLPSAIDLAAQSAGIIPGSPLPVLDTDGSSGISPLSSEPATTAISGQGDTGPHQNRDPVTAVRGTNDPFISITRPEQDPMADGFQGSSVLTLPELSKANLQNGLSIPLPSSESSSTRLSPPNVSALLDISLPGPPEDVLSQGEPATQISDSIIEIAISSGQYSEGVPLSPAKLNGSDSSKSLPSPSSSPQPNWIASPTHDPQWYPSDSTDSSLSSLFASFISPEKNRKMLPTTVGANSGTSLLGPSLLDGNSRDSFVSRSLADVAEVVDSQLVCMMNENSIDYISRFNDLAQELSITEPGRREVLFDGGGGGNPVGDLSQ